Within Cellulophaga sp. L1A9, the genomic segment GCATATTCGATAGCTTTATAGGAGTTCTCAGAAAAATCAGTAGGAAGCAATATTTTTTTCATGACGCTTTAATTTTACGTTGGAATAAAATTACCCAACTTCATGCAATAAAAGCATGATATATATCAGTTCTATTTGTACTATATTTTATAAATTTATAGTACAAAAAAGATAACAAGATGAAAAGTAGTTTCGATAAAATAATAGATTCAAGTACCCCTGTATTAATAGATTTTTTTGCAGATTGGTGTGGTCCATGTAAAAGTTTGGCACCTATTTTAAAACAAGTGAAAGAAGAAATGGGTGATGCTGTTAAAATTGTAAAAATTGATGTGGATAAAAACCAATCTTTAGCCTCTAAATATCAAGTAAGAGGGGTGCCCACAATGATGTTATTTAAAAATGGAAAACAACTTTGGAGACAATCAGGTGTACTTCAGAAAAATGATATTATAACTATTATTAAATCGA encodes:
- the trxA gene encoding thioredoxin translates to MKSSFDKIIDSSTPVLIDFFADWCGPCKSLAPILKQVKEEMGDAVKIVKIDVDKNQSLASKYQVRGVPTMMLFKNGKQLWRQSGVLQKNDIITIIKSK